The region TTTGTTAGAGGTATAAAATTGtgaaataatgaaaaatatttaagagagttttgaaattctcgcaaaataaattaaaaatgcaATTTTGTGGGGGTCTTAGCCTTGTTCACGAACTGCCAGAAAAATgctaataaatataaaaacaatcCCTACAAAGCAAACACacaattttgtggcggttttgttATATTCGGATAAtgcaataaaaatatttatttttttatttttaaagataCATTGCAATTTGTGGTCAGCAAAAAATGTCAGTCTGCGAGTGCTGTTGTAATCCATATGTTCAACAAACATTTTTCTACTCTTAAACAATGGAGATGTGTATTTTGAATTATTACAAATCAATGAATTAGGTTATTCATATTATTTTTTGCAATCATATTATACAAACTGATTACATCACTCAGTTGAAGTAGGgagatagataaaaaaaatacagaGGAAAGATGAGAATACCATGTATATATAATGTGTACAGAATTCACTCCCTTTTTATGTTTtctaaataaatcaaaatcagaaatataTAACTTGTGAAAGCAGTCACAAAGAACAGGATCGGATCCTCTGTTcagtttctttcaaaaaaacaatTAGTAGGTTTTTGTCTTACAattatatgatgatgatgaggatctTTCTTATGGTTGCAGTTATCATGTTCCTCATTTTGGTTTCCTCTCTCAATTTGGAGCAACCTACAGGCCATTACAAGATGGTCTTATGTTGCAAAAGCTTCCACGTACGACACACTCCCATTCTATCAAGTCCTGATCCAGGTCATCATCATCGTTGAAATTGATCAATGAATTCTTCACTAATGTTGTTCTCACATTCGATTTGACAAATATAAATGCAATATGAACTTTAATTTCTTATGCATATTCAATTGTAATAATTTGGCAGAAATCGTGACATTCATTGATTGAAACAAGACTTTGTGAGTACTTTGCACACCACTATTGGAATAATCTTTAAGTTATGTTGTACTTGTACAcatcactatttttttttccaacacaAAATAGAGTACTTGTATAAAGTCTCagatataataaaaattaaggTAGAATATCAAATACTTAAAAGTTTGAATGTCGCTCAGGAAAGAAACCAGATCCTACCAAAAACGAAGACAACTTGTCCAGTTATAAAAGCATACCCTCAAAAGGGTAAAAAGCATACCCTTCCAAGTAATAGCTTTTCACTTGAAGCACTTGGCATCCAAAAGAGATTCGCCCTCAAAAGGTTCATAATCTTCAATCATCTGATTGACACGCTCCTTTTGAGCTTCATCATTGATGTCAACCTTTGTCCACTCATAAAGCTCCATGTCATAGCACTCATCAATGACAAATTGAGGGACTTCTTGGCCACGGAAAAGCCACAAGCCCTTCACCTTAAATGGAGGCTCTGATCCAATCACAAGCATCTTTCCAAATGCATACTTGCGGGCCAAATCCATTCGCTGAAGAAATCCACCAACCTTGTTCAATGTCACAAAGGAAACAGTGTTCTCACTGTTGTATTTGTAATCACAGAACCACAGAGAGTATCCCTCGGGATCATACATGTCCCAAAATCCTTTGATTGCGACCTCACGGAAGTTGGTTTTAGTGTTGGAGTAGAGCCTTTTCCACTCATCCAGAACCATCTTACTTGGAGGAAGAAGATCAAGGGGATTCTTGGCTTTGGGCTTGGGGGCtacctcctcttcttcttctttgggcTCTGGCTCTTTCTTGGCCACTGCCTTAGGCTCACTCTTTGCCTTGGGCTTAGATTCCTTTGGCTGGGAAGGCTTCTTAGCAGATTGAACAGCTGGTACAGCTTCAGCCTGCTTGACCTGACCTACAATCTTTCGGAAGTTTGGCTGATTGACCAAGGTCCAAAAGTATCTCTCAACATGAGGAAACTCAGATGTGAAGCTCTTGACTAGGATATAGGCAAAACCAAGATACAAATTGCATGTCAATATTATGTCAGCCAGGGTCACAGAATGCCCAACTAGATAAGTATTGGTGGCAAGGTGGCTGTTCAAAGCACTCAAAGCTCTCTTCAGTGAAGTAATTGCAAATTCCTCAGCTGGAGGAAGGAATGGTGCATATCCAGCTCTTGGATAGTACCACTTGGTGATATTAGCATCAATTTCCATAGATGCAAAATCAATCCATTGTTCAATTTGAGCATATTCAATCAAAGAAGACCCATACAAAGTGTTGTCATCCTTTGATCGAGCAACATAACGAGCAATAGCATTGCTCTCAAATACAGGAAAAACAGGACCATCTGGGGTTTCCAACACTGGGACCTTTCCAATAGGATTCATTTTGAGAAATTCGGGAGTCTTGTTAGAAACACCCATCTCGAAATTTGGGGCCAACTCAACTTGCACACCAGCATACTCTGCTGCAATGAGTGCCTTGTAGGCATTTTTGTTTGATTTCCCTGCATGCAAAATCAGCGACATGGCTCCAAGTTAAGATGCGCAAGCGCACTCTTACGCTAAGATCTGAACACATCACTATTAGTACACTATTTTTACATCAATTTATtacataattttgaaaaaatcaatGCACTTTCCCCACCCCTAAATATATGATTAACGTAAAATACTAATAAGATTACATTTGGAATAGATTGAATAATTAAACCGTTTCTCAAAATTCAAGGGTTAGATAAATTGTCTGAAAGAAGAAAATGCCCCAAGCAGTTTCTAATTGTGTCAAACGTCGATCAAGTTGGTCATTCAACACCCAAATGTTAACAAACGTTAAACGACCAAGCTAATGTGACACCTTAAGCACCATTTGGACATGATCACTAAGGCTCCTACTGACAACCTATCTCTCCCCTTCCCCTTACCCCTTGTCCCTCCCTCACCTCCATCTCCCCCATCGGTTTAAGTTCTACGAACAAAGAAAGGGCAATCAGGGTTCAAGCTCCTAGCAACCTTGACTTTAATGAGTTTATCTCTCCTCTTCTTCTATTACTGCATGCTTTCTGAAATGCCAGGATTTGGCCTTTTAATCATTCGAAAATTGTGAATCTTAATTAAAATGGTAATTTGGCATTGGTGGTTTGCGTTGTGGATGGTTTTGGTAATGTGTTTATGGAAATGAGTTTTGGGAGTAAGTAAGAAGTGGGTTTGGGAAGGTTTGGTGCGATGCCTTAATTGCaagaaatattaattttagagTCAATATTTTAGCGTTAGCCATGACACTCCCACTATATTTCTTAATTAGCatcgagttatgatatatacacatctcTCCACTTTTTTTCCACATTCATTTCTATCTATTtatcttttctctatcaatcaaatcacctatcatatctttactttctctctcctttcttcctatctctctcttcctccacctctccacacctcatttttaaggtgtgaagatataattattcattAGCATCATATCAGCCGACACAAAGACGCCCAATGTGTTTAAATAAGGGCTTTTCTTATGAAATGTCAGGGTCAATGTGACCAACGCTAAAAACTGTTGACTAGGCCGATGTGACTGCCCATTTATGCCACCTCCAGATAAATTTTCCTGTTTGGCCGACACAAGCAAAATGCCTGAATTTTATGGCCACAACCTAACGTCGGCTGGAGTCGACGTTGAAGTTAAATGTAAGTTATCGCGCaaaaagaaaattcaatttTCCTTCTTCTATTAATCGCATGCAAACCCTGACCATCTTTCACCCCATTTCCTACTGTTCCTTCTTATTCCCAATGACATTGACTTCTCAAATGGTTGCTTGCCATCGCATCTCATCTTTGTGATGCACTATTACCAATTCCAATTTTATAGTTGAGAGTGATCGTGAGATTGACAGGGTCTCCAAATGTGTCTGAAGATCTTCCAC is a window of Lotus japonicus ecotype B-129 chromosome 5, LjGifu_v1.2 DNA encoding:
- the LOC130718812 gene encoding elongation factor 1-gamma-like, whose amino-acid sequence is MSLILHAGKSNKNAYKALIAAEYAGVQVELAPNFEMGVSNKTPEFLKMNPIGKVPVLETPDGPVFPVFESNAIARYVARSKDDNTLYGSSLIEYAQIEQWIDFASMEIDANITKWYYPRAGYAPFLPPAEEFAITSLKRALSALNSHLATNTYLVGHSVTLADIILTCNLYLGFAYILVKSFTSEFPHVERYFWTLVNQPNFRKIVGQVKQAEAVPAVQSAKKPSQPKESKPKAKSEPKAVAKKEPEPKEEEEEVAPKPKAKNPLDLLPPSKMVLDEWKRLYSNTKTNFREVAIKGFWDMYDPEGYSLWFCDYKYNSENTVSFVTLNKVGGFLQRMDLARKYAFGKMLVIGSEPPFKVKGLWLFRGQEVPQFVIDECYDMELYEWTKVDINDEAQKERVNQMIEDYEPFEGESLLDAKCFK